Proteins from a single region of Nerophis ophidion isolate RoL-2023_Sa linkage group LG10, RoL_Noph_v1.0, whole genome shotgun sequence:
- the LOC133561251 gene encoding optineurin-like — protein MMNGDTSSGVDTLEETLQQMNVLIQENKDLKESLHKTNLLMKERLESLSTWRDKQREEHQLMVTRLEEAGLQMEALTLQNQELSQKLEEAGDASQVARPSAEADALRAQLARLQAEKNDLVALNSELQLKADHNSHEDSFIEVIKVSDQGVVSKCPDSDADTSEEVTVSQLLASLRKETQRAERLQGELQAAVDKNTALEESRSLVTVATQTSMTSETREDSGKDKAASQLESMKCGMKTLVERLQQAQSELDDAEGMKKNLQDSCHLLEQRVDTLRAQLEDKQAVQAENHRLKLQLDSMQTHTLMEQRKAGEERSNLAQLKDAYTQLFEDYNELQEEKKKRELVDSRVLQDLQGQLTAAEQALVDKQENIDSLKQEIFQKEKELETISVLQAQAEVYSSDFYAERAAREKLHEERERLSAQLEYVKKQNCHLQELDTMRRLTLSEMQRKHLAKPNGRNPALVGRGTDWQHQGNIPENVCPKCNSILPDLDSLQIHIMDCIN, from the exons ATGATGAACGGGGACACCTCCAGTGGGGTGGACACGCTGGAGGAAACTCTGCAGCAGATGAATGTCCTCATCCAAGAGAACAAAGATTTGAAAG AGTCTTTACATAAGACCAACCTGCTGATGAAAGAGCGCTTGGAGAGTCTGTCCACGTGGCGAGACAAGCAGCGGGAGGAGCACCAACTCATGGTCACCAGGCTGGAGGAGGCCGGGCTCCAAATGGAGGCCTTGACGCTTCAGAACCAGGAACTGAGCCAGAAACTGGAGGAGGCGGGTGACGCCTCACAA GTGGCGAGACCCAGTGCAGAGGCCGACGCCCTCCGTGCGCAGCTGGCCCGACTGCAGGCGGAGAAGAACGACCTGGTGGCTCTCAACTCTGAGCTGCAGCTGAAGGCCGACCACAACTCCCACGAGGACTCCTTCATCGAGGTCATCAAGGTGTCG GACCAAGGTGTTGTCAGCAAATGCCCCGACTCCGACGCCGACACCAGCGAGGAGGTGACGGTCAGCCAACTGCTGGCCTCCCTGCGGAAGGAGACTCAGCGGGCGGAGCGGCTGCAAGGCGAGCTGCAGGCCGCCGTGGACAA GAATACGGCGCTGGAGGAGAGCAGGAGTCTTGTTACCGTAGCAACGCAGACATCCATGACCTCAGAGACCAGAGAGGATTCTGGGAAGGACAAG GCTGCGTCCCAGTTGGAGAGCATGAAGTGTGGGATGAAGACGCTGGTTGAAAGGCTGCAGCAGGCTCAGAGCGAGCTGGATGATGCAGAAGGCATGAAGAAGAACCTGCAAGACAG CTGTCATCTACTAGAGCAGCGTGTGGACACCCTCAGAGCTCAGCTGGAGGACAAGCAGGCGGTGCAGGCGGAGAACCATCGGCTGAAGCTGCAGCTGGACAGCATGCAGACACACACCTTGATGGAGCAGAGGAAGGCTGGGGAGGAGAG AAGCAACCTAGCTCAGCTGAAGGACGCCTACACGCAGCTGTTTGAAGACTACAACGAGCtccaggaggagaagaagaaacgAGAG CTGGTGGACAGCAGAGTGCTGCAGGATCTTCAAGGTCAGCTGACCGCCGCCGAGCAGGCCCTGGTGGACAAGCAGGAGAACATCGACAGCTTGAAGCAGGAGATCTTCCAGAAGGAGAAGGAGCTGGAGACCATCTCCGTGTTGCAGGCACAG GCTGAGGTCTACTCCTCCGACTTCTACGCCGAGCGGGCGGCCAGAGAGAAGCTGCACGAGGAGCGAGAGCGTCTGTCTGCTCAGCTGGAGTATGTCAAGAAACAAAACTGCCATCTGCAGGAGCTGGACACCATGAGGCG gctgacactgAGCGAGATGCAGAGGAAACATTTGGCAAAACCAAACGGACGAAATCCAGCATTGGTTGGGAGAG GTACTGACTGGCAGCATCAGGGCAATATTCCTGAGAACGTCTGTCCAAAATGCAACAGCATCCTGCCAGATCTGGACTCCCTGCAGATCCACATCATGGACTGCATCAACTAG